A region of Paenibacillus sp. 37 DNA encodes the following proteins:
- a CDS encoding transglycosylase domain-containing protein, whose translation MVDVNKKKPDEQPVRKRSFARRLGSFVKWMVVLGFMGALFVGGALMGYVSSIVKDEPVRSRALIEQKVSENSITGFAYFADGSPIGQLRTEEDRRPVTTDQIPQKVIDAVISIEDNHFYEHKGVDMSGTLRAVKQKVLKESVQTGGSTLTQQLARRVFLNLDRTEDRKVKEILLSLRLERFLTKDEIMTAYLNKVPFGNGSSGYNVYGIKAAAKGLFNINDLEKINIAQAAYLAGLPQLPSSYSAFNGKGDFVEENFDRAINRQHLVLRRMLELGKINQSEYDKALAFDIKSSLAPKTIKAYNTYPYLMMETERQAAQILMKQLNSDTAESTDKDTDADTPQKENSALLEEAQTQLRTGGYRIYTTINKSIYKTMRTIAEDDSNFSADDPVKGKEQTAAMLINHKTGAILGMIEGRDFQDEQMNYATQMIRQPGSTMKPIAAYLPALDEGLVQPASIIDDSPIILKNGPSGYHIAKNANNRYQGLVTARRALNYSLNIPALKLFNEEVGIEKAWTFSKKLGITTIQKEDYQAQTGVLGGLQYGVTVEELTSAYGAIANNGVYNDSYMISKIVDSKGNIVYKHDTEPVQAFSEQTAYLMTDMLRTVITEGTADKVRENYKYSKSVPIVGKTGSTQNYADVWFEGYTPDVTLGVWVGYKQPVNTLESKSQRKRAQQLWSKILNEVIDSQKDLFVTDSFKKPSGIETRTVSAYSGKLPTSMTDKFVTDIFNSKFVPKDSDDGVAKAKYITYNGVNYIPRDGTPSDMLKEKTVIKRKKPISDLIKELQNAFSRMSRHESLAYYLPEDAGADMPTQIDPRTDNGKAPDAPGNVRISTSGDRAVITFNSTPENDVVGYRLYRSVNGGGFQNQGQVVLSGESRSFSAYAAQGGNFAFYVTAVDVAGRESAPSATVNSAGVAPPVEEEIDEPIEVPGTVITPGETQTDNTTTTAPGTPGQVSVSALTQGLRIQWASSPNADSYTVYYSETGSAPYTKIGTTAGNTMDYGVPASTSGWFKVSASNSAGESEPSAAIHFQP comes from the coding sequence ATGGTTGATGTTAATAAGAAAAAGCCCGATGAACAGCCTGTACGCAAACGCAGTTTTGCCCGCAGACTGGGAAGTTTCGTCAAATGGATGGTTGTCCTTGGATTTATGGGGGCACTATTTGTAGGCGGTGCTTTGATGGGATACGTCAGTTCCATTGTGAAAGACGAGCCTGTCCGTTCAAGGGCCCTGATTGAACAAAAAGTCAGCGAAAACTCCATCACAGGCTTTGCTTACTTTGCCGACGGCAGTCCGATCGGTCAATTACGTACGGAAGAAGACAGGCGTCCGGTCACTACAGACCAGATCCCACAAAAGGTTATTGATGCTGTCATTTCGATTGAAGACAATCATTTTTACGAACATAAAGGTGTAGACATGAGCGGAACACTACGTGCCGTGAAACAGAAAGTGCTGAAAGAATCAGTACAAACCGGCGGTAGTACACTGACTCAGCAATTGGCGCGTCGTGTGTTTTTGAATCTGGATCGCACGGAAGATCGGAAAGTGAAAGAAATTTTGCTCTCACTCCGACTCGAACGTTTCCTGACCAAAGACGAGATCATGACAGCCTATCTGAACAAAGTTCCTTTTGGTAATGGTTCCAGCGGATACAACGTTTACGGAATCAAGGCGGCCGCCAAAGGATTGTTCAATATTAACGATCTGGAAAAAATCAACATTGCTCAAGCTGCTTATCTTGCTGGATTGCCACAACTCCCCTCCTCTTACTCCGCTTTTAACGGTAAAGGTGATTTTGTAGAGGAGAATTTTGACCGCGCAATCAACCGTCAGCATCTGGTACTGCGCCGTATGCTTGAACTGGGCAAGATCAATCAGTCCGAGTATGACAAAGCTCTTGCTTTTGATATCAAAAGCTCACTTGCTCCGAAGACCATCAAGGCTTACAACACTTATCCATATCTTATGATGGAAACGGAACGACAAGCTGCACAGATTTTGATGAAACAGTTGAATTCCGACACAGCTGAATCTACTGACAAAGATACGGATGCAGACACACCTCAGAAGGAAAACAGTGCATTATTAGAGGAAGCTCAGACGCAACTGCGGACAGGTGGATATCGTATATACACGACCATCAACAAAAGTATCTACAAAACGATGCGTACCATTGCGGAAGATGACAGCAATTTCTCAGCAGATGATCCTGTCAAAGGAAAAGAACAAACTGCTGCCATGCTGATTAATCACAAAACCGGTGCTATTCTGGGCATGATTGAGGGACGGGATTTCCAGGATGAACAGATGAACTACGCAACGCAGATGATACGTCAGCCAGGTTCAACGATGAAACCTATTGCAGCTTATCTGCCAGCTCTGGATGAAGGTCTTGTCCAACCTGCTTCTATTATTGATGACTCACCGATCATTCTCAAAAATGGTCCGAGCGGCTACCACATTGCCAAGAATGCCAACAACCGGTATCAGGGACTGGTCACTGCCCGCAGAGCACTGAACTATTCTCTTAATATACCGGCTCTGAAGTTGTTTAATGAAGAAGTAGGGATCGAGAAGGCTTGGACCTTCTCCAAGAAACTGGGGATTACCACCATTCAGAAGGAAGACTATCAGGCTCAGACAGGTGTTCTCGGAGGTCTCCAATACGGTGTAACCGTTGAAGAATTAACCAGTGCCTATGGTGCTATCGCCAATAATGGTGTATACAACGATTCTTACATGATTAGCAAAATTGTAGATTCCAAAGGAAACATCGTTTATAAACACGATACTGAACCTGTCCAAGCCTTCTCGGAGCAGACAGCATACCTGATGACCGATATGCTGCGGACCGTTATTACAGAAGGAACGGCAGATAAAGTACGTGAGAATTACAAATATTCGAAGAGTGTGCCAATCGTAGGTAAAACGGGTTCCACTCAAAACTACGCAGATGTCTGGTTTGAAGGTTATACACCAGATGTCACACTTGGCGTGTGGGTTGGATACAAACAGCCAGTGAACACGCTGGAAAGTAAATCACAGAGAAAACGTGCGCAGCAACTGTGGTCGAAAATACTGAACGAAGTGATCGATTCGCAAAAAGATCTGTTTGTCACGGATTCGTTCAAAAAACCATCTGGCATCGAAACGCGCACGGTGTCGGCATACAGTGGCAAGTTACCAACATCCATGACTGACAAATTTGTTACGGATATTTTCAACAGCAAGTTTGTTCCGAAGGATAGCGATGACGGTGTAGCCAAAGCCAAGTACATTACTTACAATGGTGTAAACTATATTCCACGTGACGGAACACCTTCGGACATGTTGAAGGAAAAAACAGTAATCAAGCGTAAAAAACCAATCTCGGATCTCATCAAAGAATTGCAAAATGCATTCTCACGTATGAGTCGACATGAGTCACTTGCTTATTATCTTCCTGAAGATGCTGGTGCAGACATGCCAACACAGATTGATCCAAGGACAGATAACGGCAAAGCTCCTGATGCACCAGGTAACGTACGCATCTCAACCTCAGGTGACAGAGCTGTCATTACATTTAATTCCACACCTGAAAATGATGTCGTGGGTTATCGTCTGTACCGTTCTGTAAACGGTGGAGGATTCCAGAACCAGGGTCAGGTTGTCTTGTCCGGTGAATCCAGATCATTCTCTGCATATGCAGCGCAAGGCGGCAACTTCGCCTTCTATGTAACGGCAGTGGATGTTGCCGGCAGGGAGTCTGCTCCTAGCGCTACAGTAAATAGTGCTGGTGTAGCTCCTCCTGTGGAAGAAGAGATTGATGAACCGATTGAAGTTCCAGGTACAGTCATTACCCCTGGAGAAACGCAGACCGATAATACAACAACGACAGCTCCAGGCACACCTGGTCAAGTCAGCGTATCCGCCCTCACTCAAGGACTGCGTATTCAATGGGCATCCAGTCCAAACGCAGATAGTTATACTGTATATTACAGTGAAACAGGCTCGGCTCCTTACACCAAAATTGGAACAACAGCGGGAAATACCATGGATTATGGAGTACCCGCATCGACCAGTGGATGGTTTAAGGTATCTGCCAGCAACAGTGCGGGTGAATCCGAACCTTCTGCAGCCATACATTTTCAACCCTGA
- the acsA gene encoding acetate--CoA ligase has protein sequence MSQAHGEMLQTVVSESNLGDYTEARSRFDWESVERHFTWHASGKVNMAHEAIDRHVLEGRGGKTALLYSDASREEAYTFADLSEQSSRFGNVLRKYGIAKGERVFIFMPRSPELYFSLLGILKAGAIAGPLFEAFMETAVKDRLEDSGAVALVTTPELLKRIKRSELPELKHIFIVGGGVQTEEGLIDFDAEMSAASDEMEVEWLNREDGLLIHYTSGSTGKPKGVYHVQNAMIQHYYTGKVVLDLREDDVYWCTADPGWVTGTSYGIFAPWLNGVTNVIRGGRFSPQDWYSTIQKNKVTIWYSAPTAFRMLMGAGEETIAQFDLSSLRHVMSVGEPLNPEVVRWGWKAYGQRIHDTWWMTETGAQLICNYPGMPIKPGSMGRPLPGIEAAIIDDRGQELPPYSMGNLAIRAPWPSMMAKIWNNPVKYEEYFRLTGWYVSGDSAYMDEEGYFWFQGRIDDVINSSGERIGPFEVESKLVEHPAVAEAGVIGKPDVTRGEIIKAFVALREGYEATPELKEEIYRFVKEGLSAHAAPREIEFKDKLPKTRSGKIMRRVLKAWELDLPTGDLSTIED, from the coding sequence ATGAGTCAAGCACATGGTGAGATGCTGCAAACGGTTGTGTCTGAATCTAATCTGGGCGATTACACGGAGGCGAGAAGCCGGTTCGATTGGGAATCGGTGGAAAGGCACTTTACGTGGCACGCCAGCGGAAAAGTAAACATGGCGCATGAAGCGATTGATCGTCATGTACTGGAAGGAAGGGGAGGAAAGACCGCTTTATTGTATAGCGATGCTTCACGCGAAGAGGCCTATACTTTTGCTGATCTGAGTGAACAGTCGAGTCGGTTCGGGAACGTTCTCCGCAAATATGGCATAGCCAAAGGGGAACGGGTGTTTATTTTTATGCCACGAAGTCCTGAGCTGTATTTTAGTCTTCTGGGCATATTGAAAGCTGGAGCCATCGCGGGCCCTTTGTTCGAAGCTTTTATGGAAACGGCAGTGAAGGATCGGCTGGAGGATAGCGGAGCAGTAGCGCTCGTGACAACGCCGGAATTACTGAAACGCATCAAACGTTCCGAGTTGCCCGAACTCAAACATATATTTATTGTGGGTGGGGGCGTGCAGACTGAAGAAGGACTCATCGATTTTGATGCAGAGATGTCTGCCGCTTCGGATGAGATGGAAGTAGAGTGGTTGAATCGTGAGGATGGTTTGCTTATTCATTATACCTCAGGGTCTACAGGTAAACCCAAAGGGGTGTACCATGTTCAAAATGCCATGATTCAGCACTATTATACAGGTAAAGTTGTCCTGGATTTACGTGAGGATGATGTGTACTGGTGCACTGCTGACCCTGGTTGGGTGACAGGGACTTCTTACGGTATCTTTGCTCCATGGCTCAACGGAGTGACCAATGTGATACGGGGTGGTCGTTTCAGTCCTCAAGATTGGTATAGCACCATCCAGAAGAACAAAGTCACGATCTGGTACAGTGCACCAACGGCCTTCCGTATGCTGATGGGAGCAGGAGAAGAGACCATTGCCCAGTTTGATCTGAGCAGTCTGCGTCATGTCATGTCTGTCGGTGAACCGCTCAATCCGGAGGTTGTTCGTTGGGGTTGGAAAGCCTATGGTCAGCGAATTCATGATACATGGTGGATGACGGAAACAGGCGCACAGCTGATCTGTAACTATCCCGGAATGCCGATCAAGCCTGGCTCCATGGGACGTCCGTTACCTGGAATCGAAGCAGCGATTATTGATGATCGCGGGCAGGAATTGCCGCCGTACAGTATGGGTAATCTGGCCATACGGGCACCATGGCCATCCATGATGGCGAAGATCTGGAATAACCCTGTGAAATACGAGGAGTATTTCAGGCTTACGGGCTGGTATGTATCCGGTGACTCCGCTTATATGGATGAAGAAGGATATTTCTGGTTCCAGGGACGGATTGATGATGTGATTAATTCGTCAGGCGAGCGTATCGGCCCCTTTGAGGTGGAGAGCAAGCTCGTGGAGCATCCTGCGGTAGCAGAGGCGGGTGTAATCGGTAAGCCGGATGTGACACGTGGGGAGATCATCAAGGCCTTTGTGGCGCTTCGTGAAGGATATGAGGCGACACCGGAGCTGAAAGAAGAGATCTATCGTTTTGTCAAAGAGGGCCTGTCTGCCCACGCTGCTCCGCGTGAGATTGAGTTTAAGGATAAACTGCCCAAGACACGTTCCGGCAAGATCATGCGCCGTGTGCTGAAGGCCTGGGAGCTTGATCTGCCAACAGGAGATCTATCCACCATTGAAGACTAA
- a CDS encoding 5'-methylthioadenosine/adenosylhomocysteine nucleosidase produces the protein MRETIGIIGAMDEEVELLLAGMKQLETVKQTGITYVAGEWLGKHIVVCKSGVGKVNAAVTTQILIDRFQVNRIIFTGVAGAVNPDLNIGDMVISSVCVQHDMDVTPLGFARGVIPYQETSAFPAEASLITLAEEACKAQGANYLIGKVLSGDQFIANKDTVNMLYTEMDGACAEMEGAAVAQVCYMNRVPFVVLRGMSDKADGSAHVNFAEFTVESSQRSHRIVEHMLENM, from the coding sequence ATGCGTGAAACGATTGGGATTATCGGAGCGATGGATGAGGAAGTCGAGCTTTTGCTGGCAGGTATGAAGCAGCTTGAGACGGTTAAACAAACCGGCATTACATACGTTGCAGGCGAGTGGCTGGGCAAGCACATTGTCGTGTGCAAATCAGGCGTAGGTAAAGTAAATGCAGCGGTTACGACGCAGATCTTGATTGATCGTTTTCAGGTTAATCGGATTATCTTCACAGGTGTTGCGGGTGCAGTTAACCCCGATCTGAACATCGGAGATATGGTTATATCGTCTGTATGTGTTCAGCACGACATGGATGTAACGCCACTGGGGTTCGCACGCGGGGTTATCCCTTACCAGGAAACATCTGCATTCCCTGCCGAGGCTTCGCTTATTACACTGGCTGAAGAAGCATGTAAAGCTCAGGGAGCCAATTATCTGATCGGTAAAGTGTTATCTGGAGACCAATTTATTGCAAATAAAGATACGGTTAATATGTTATATACCGAAATGGACGGTGCATGTGCCGAGATGGAAGGGGCAGCAGTTGCTCAGGTCTGTTACATGAATCGAGTACCATTTGTTGTCCTGCGTGGGATGTCAGATAAAGCGGATGGTTCGGCGCATGTCAATTTTGCTGAATTTACCGTGGAATCTTCCCAGCGTTCACACCGTATTGTGGAGCATATGTTAGAAAATATGTAA
- a CDS encoding type 1 glutamine amidotransferase domain-containing protein: MRLTGKKVIALVDEEFEDLELWYPVHRVREEGAEVHLAGEKKGKTYIGKYGVPAEAEYSFNELDSSDYDGILVPGGWAPDKLRRYPKVLELVKEMNADRKPIGQICHAGWVLISAKILDGVTVTSTPGIRDDMENAGAIWKDEAVVVDGHIISARRPPDLPPYGKAFCDALADK; this comes from the coding sequence ATGAGATTAACTGGTAAAAAAGTCATCGCTCTGGTCGATGAAGAATTCGAGGATTTGGAATTGTGGTACCCTGTGCATCGTGTTCGTGAAGAAGGTGCAGAAGTGCATCTTGCTGGAGAGAAAAAAGGAAAAACCTATATTGGCAAATATGGTGTGCCTGCTGAAGCCGAATACAGTTTCAATGAACTCGATAGTTCAGATTACGATGGCATTCTCGTGCCAGGCGGCTGGGCGCCAGACAAGCTGCGTCGTTATCCCAAAGTACTCGAGCTTGTGAAGGAAATGAATGCAGATCGGAAACCGATTGGACAGATCTGTCATGCGGGCTGGGTGCTGATTTCTGCCAAAATTCTGGACGGGGTTACAGTAACCTCTACACCAGGCATTCGGGATGACATGGAAAATGCAGGTGCCATCTGGAAAGATGAAGCCGTTGTTGTTGATGGACATATCATCTCAGCTCGTCGCCCGCCTGACCTTCCACCTTATGGCAAAGCATTCTGTGATGCACTCGCTGACAAGTAA
- a CDS encoding GNAT family N-acetyltransferase, which translates to MEHIKKHHMRSIFKSGHRITIEGPVQAEEITRLAFHPDLDAFRRPTEQQEALAEIAALPEGRIIIAHENETIIGYVTFHYADDCERWSEGNMTDLIELGAIEVADDYRSLGIGREMLLTALEDKYMENYIIFTTEYYWHWDLKGSGLNVWDYRKMMERLMETIDMTWYATDDPEICSHPANCLMVRIGSQVPITSEEQFDRVRFRYRFMY; encoded by the coding sequence ATGGAACATATCAAAAAACATCATATGCGTTCCATCTTCAAGTCCGGTCACCGAATTACAATTGAAGGTCCCGTGCAGGCCGAGGAGATAACCCGTCTTGCCTTCCATCCAGATCTGGATGCCTTTCGGCGCCCAACGGAGCAGCAGGAAGCTCTGGCCGAGATCGCAGCATTGCCTGAAGGGCGAATTATCATTGCACACGAAAATGAAACGATTATCGGTTATGTAACCTTTCACTATGCGGATGATTGTGAACGATGGTCCGAGGGCAACATGACTGATCTGATTGAGCTTGGAGCAATCGAGGTTGCGGACGACTATCGCTCGCTTGGCATTGGACGTGAAATGTTGCTTACGGCTCTGGAAGATAAATACATGGAGAATTACATTATTTTCACCACAGAATATTATTGGCATTGGGATCTGAAGGGCAGCGGACTAAACGTATGGGATTATCGTAAAATGATGGAGAGGCTTATGGAAACGATCGACATGACCTGGTATGCAACAGACGACCCCGAAATCTGTTCACATCCTGCGAACTGTTTGATGGTGCGAATCGGAAGTCAGGTGCCGATCACATCAGAAGAACAGTTTGATCGTGTACGCTTTCGCTATCGGTTCATGTACTAA
- the ptsP gene encoding phosphoenolpyruvate--protein phosphotransferase — MKIQGINGAAGIAIGKAFVLPSWEWDLPDQKMDSVDLAQEFERLYEGIRTSKDEIEYIKNEFKEVVGPEESSIFDAHLAILEDPVFMNEIRGIIERQYKAAEVAVKEAIDHFVTMFDLLEDEYMKERAIDIKDVGNRLLKHLLGAPEITLPSDTQPYVLVAKELSPSQLAHLNPTHVLGIVTLIGGKTSHSAIMARALGIPLVSGLEASLGMPVETGDMLVVDGDNGLVFTDPDRKTIERYTMLRSKQLKKKEQLQVLATVDAVTKDGAVLHLASNISSVKELDLALKQGAKGVGLFRTEFLYMDRATFPGEQEQYEVYRLVAEKTAGQSVVIRTLDIGGDKQLDYFELPEEDNPFLGYRAIRISLDRKDLFKTQLTAILRASAAGNVKIMYPMISSVEELQQANEILREAMSDLDERGLSYDPHIQVGIMIEVPAAVMIADLLAEEADFFSIGTNDLVQYVLAVDRMNEQIAHMYHPYHPAVLRMLRATADAAHTAGIDVSVCGEMAGDERAIPLWLELGIRHLSMSPQSLLRVKHRVLNTTASDAKEEARKCFALRTSGDIEERLQVFNDSTGSPDEQSGSNAS, encoded by the coding sequence ATGAAGATACAAGGCATCAACGGAGCTGCAGGCATAGCCATCGGCAAAGCATTTGTCCTGCCCAGTTGGGAATGGGATCTGCCGGATCAGAAGATGGATTCGGTGGATCTCGCCCAAGAGTTCGAACGGTTGTATGAGGGCATACGGACATCAAAGGATGAGATCGAATATATCAAAAATGAGTTCAAGGAAGTTGTTGGTCCAGAGGAGTCCAGTATCTTTGATGCACATCTGGCAATCCTGGAAGATCCGGTATTCATGAACGAAATTCGCGGTATTATTGAGCGTCAATATAAGGCAGCAGAGGTGGCGGTCAAAGAAGCCATAGACCATTTTGTCACGATGTTTGACTTGCTGGAAGACGAGTATATGAAGGAGCGTGCCATTGACATCAAGGATGTGGGCAACCGTCTGCTCAAGCATTTGCTTGGTGCACCGGAGATTACACTTCCTTCGGATACCCAGCCGTATGTACTCGTCGCCAAAGAACTGTCGCCATCTCAACTGGCGCATCTGAATCCCACCCATGTACTAGGCATTGTGACCTTGATTGGCGGGAAAACATCACATTCTGCGATTATGGCTCGTGCCCTTGGCATTCCTCTCGTTTCCGGTCTGGAAGCGAGTCTTGGCATGCCAGTAGAGACAGGGGATATGCTTGTGGTGGATGGTGACAATGGCTTGGTATTTACGGACCCGGATCGCAAGACAATTGAACGTTATACCATGCTTCGCAGCAAACAACTGAAGAAAAAGGAACAACTTCAAGTTCTTGCTACCGTGGATGCTGTAACCAAAGATGGGGCCGTTTTGCACTTGGCTTCCAATATCAGTTCGGTGAAGGAATTGGACCTTGCTTTGAAACAAGGAGCCAAAGGGGTGGGCTTGTTCCGAACAGAGTTTCTGTATATGGACCGTGCTACGTTCCCGGGTGAGCAAGAACAGTATGAGGTGTACCGCCTTGTGGCAGAGAAAACAGCAGGACAATCCGTTGTTATTCGTACACTGGATATCGGTGGTGACAAGCAACTGGATTACTTTGAACTGCCGGAGGAAGACAATCCGTTTCTGGGATACCGTGCCATTCGGATTAGTCTGGACCGCAAGGATTTGTTCAAAACACAGCTTACAGCCATTCTGCGTGCCAGCGCTGCCGGAAATGTCAAAATCATGTACCCGATGATTTCTTCGGTGGAAGAACTTCAACAGGCCAATGAGATTCTCCGTGAGGCGATGTCCGATCTGGACGAGCGGGGATTATCATACGACCCTCACATTCAGGTTGGGATCATGATTGAAGTTCCTGCAGCGGTGATGATTGCTGATCTGCTCGCAGAGGAAGCTGATTTCTTCAGTATTGGTACGAACGATCTGGTTCAATATGTACTGGCAGTAGATCGAATGAATGAGCAGATCGCTCATATGTATCACCCTTATCATCCGGCTGTTCTGCGGATGCTTCGTGCCACAGCGGATGCGGCGCATACGGCCGGAATTGATGTCAGTGTGTGCGGGGAGATGGCAGGGGACGAGCGTGCCATTCCACTTTGGCTGGAGCTTGGCATTCGCCACTTGAGTATGTCTCCGCAATCCCTGTTACGTGTGAAGCACAGAGTGTTGAACACAACAGCATCGGACGCCAAAGAAGAAGCGCGAAAGTGCTTCGCCCTGCGGACCAGTGGAGATATTGAGGAGCGATTGCAAGTTTTTAATGACTCCACAGGAAGTCCAGACGAACAAAGTGGTTCGAATGCATCCTGA
- the ccpA gene encoding catabolite control protein A, with protein sequence MTVTIYDVAREAGVSMATVSRVVNNNPNVKPQTRKKVYEAIERLGYRPNAVARGLASKKTTTVGVVIPDISNSTFAEIARGIEDIANMYHYNIILCNADKKKEKEIRVINTLLEKQVDGLLFMGGTVTDEHIQAFQSAAVPIVLCATSDEKGTFPSVDIDHEAAAFDAVNTLIRHGHKEIAMISGTLQDPANGYARFQGYKKALEAAGIEYQEDLVRIGNYRYESGVEAMKYFLGLKKKPSAIFAATDEMAIGAIHSIQDDGLKVPDDFSIISVDNIRMASMVRPQLTTVAQPMYDLGAVAMRLLTKLMKKENVENPRVILPHETILRLSVSHADVV encoded by the coding sequence GTGACGGTAACCATTTATGATGTGGCACGTGAAGCTGGAGTGTCTATGGCAACGGTATCACGGGTAGTTAATAATAACCCTAATGTCAAACCGCAAACGCGGAAAAAAGTATATGAAGCGATCGAACGGTTGGGATATCGTCCGAATGCGGTGGCCAGAGGTCTGGCAAGCAAGAAGACAACCACGGTCGGGGTCGTTATTCCAGATATTTCGAACTCAACCTTCGCGGAGATTGCCCGCGGAATTGAAGATATTGCGAATATGTATCACTACAATATTATTTTGTGTAATGCAGATAAGAAGAAAGAAAAAGAAATTCGTGTTATTAACACGTTGCTCGAAAAGCAAGTAGACGGACTGCTCTTCATGGGTGGAACAGTAACGGACGAACACATTCAGGCGTTCCAGTCTGCGGCTGTGCCGATCGTACTTTGTGCAACGAGTGATGAGAAGGGCACATTCCCTTCGGTGGATATTGACCATGAGGCGGCTGCGTTTGACGCGGTAAACACCCTGATTCGTCATGGACACAAGGAAATTGCGATGATCAGTGGTACACTGCAAGATCCGGCGAATGGATATGCCCGTTTCCAAGGATACAAAAAAGCACTGGAAGCAGCGGGGATTGAATACCAGGAGGATCTTGTTCGAATCGGTAATTATCGGTATGAATCCGGTGTGGAAGCAATGAAATATTTCCTTGGACTCAAGAAAAAACCATCAGCTATCTTTGCTGCTACAGATGAAATGGCCATTGGTGCCATTCACAGCATTCAGGATGACGGTCTGAAAGTACCGGATGACTTCTCCATTATTAGTGTGGATAACATCCGTATGGCTTCCATGGTGCGTCCTCAGTTGACAACAGTGGCTCAGCCAATGTACGACCTTGGCGCAGTAGCGATGCGTTTGCTGACCAAGTTGATGAAGAAAGAAAATGTAGAGAACCCACGGGTTATTTTGCCGCATGAAACGATTCTTCGTCTGTCTGTAAGTCACGCAGATGTAGTTTAA
- the ytxJ gene encoding bacillithiol system redox-active protein YtxJ — translation MADMTKMTSIEQLNSAVEATKDQPLLLFKHSTRCPISSNAYQEMNDYLHNHANENVKYGIIYVVEDRPVSNEAADKLGVKHESPQAILIKKGIPVWHTSHSDITRTTLTNVLSES, via the coding sequence ATGGCTGACATGACTAAAATGACAAGTATTGAACAGCTAAACTCCGCAGTGGAGGCTACCAAGGATCAACCTTTGCTTCTGTTTAAGCATAGCACGCGCTGTCCGATCAGCTCAAACGCTTATCAGGAGATGAACGATTATTTGCATAACCATGCCAATGAAAATGTGAAATACGGCATCATCTATGTTGTGGAAGATCGCCCAGTATCCAATGAAGCAGCAGATAAGCTGGGTGTTAAGCACGAATCTCCACAGGCGATCCTGATTAAAAAGGGAATTCCTGTATGGCATACTTCCCATTCAGATATTACTAGAACCACACTTACGAATGTTTTGAGTGAGTCCTAA